One stretch of Rathayibacter festucae DSM 15932 DNA includes these proteins:
- a CDS encoding nucleotidyltransferase domain-containing protein, with amino-acid sequence MRSQAADEMRSSAARSRAPSIDDKQRCRDRLLALASRFGITAISVVGSVTAGAATGTSDVDLVVDAEPDATYFALAAFALEAEALLGHPVDAAFRSGFRCGRDDDVFRDEVQL; translated from the coding sequence ATGAGGAGTCAGGCTGCGGACGAGATGCGCTCGAGTGCTGCCCGATCCCGTGCGCCGTCCATCGACGACAAACAGCGATGCCGTGACCGCCTCCTCGCCCTCGCGAGCCGATTCGGCATCACCGCGATCTCCGTCGTCGGCTCCGTCACGGCAGGCGCGGCCACCGGCACCAGCGACGTCGATCTCGTCGTCGATGCAGAACCGGACGCGACCTACTTCGCTCTGGCGGCCTTCGCCCTCGAAGCGGAGGCCCTTCTCGGTCATCCCGTCGACGCGGCCTTCCGCTCCGGCTTCAGATGCGGGCGGGACGACGACGTCTTTCGCGACGAAGTACAGCTGTGA
- a CDS encoding aldo/keto reductase, whose protein sequence is MKHVPLGASGLDSPNVVLGLMRIPDMTDDAIRDLVRTARDSGIDFFDHADVYGGELHRCEERFAEALALTPSEREQVVLQTKAGIVGDGPYFDFSYEHLMQSVEGSLKALRTDYIDVLLLHRPDALVEPDEVARAFDELHAAGKVKHFGVSNQTPYQIELLKKSLNQPIVANQLQLSITHSPMIAQGVASNMIAEDQSVMRDAGILDYCRLNDITVQAWSPFQSGFFTGVFLDNPEYGELNAVLDRLAAQYDVPPLAVATAWITRHPAKMQVVLGTTNEQRVRDAALGSDLPLTRPEWYELFRAAGHIVP, encoded by the coding sequence TTGAAGCACGTCCCCCTCGGCGCCTCCGGCCTCGACTCCCCGAACGTCGTCCTCGGCCTCATGCGCATCCCCGACATGACCGACGACGCCATCCGCGACCTCGTCCGCACCGCCCGCGACTCCGGCATCGACTTCTTCGATCACGCCGACGTCTACGGCGGCGAGCTGCACCGCTGCGAGGAGCGCTTCGCCGAGGCGCTGGCGCTCACCCCGTCCGAGCGCGAGCAGGTCGTCCTGCAGACCAAGGCCGGCATCGTCGGCGACGGCCCGTACTTCGACTTCTCGTACGAGCACCTGATGCAGTCGGTCGAGGGCTCGCTGAAGGCGCTCCGCACCGACTACATCGACGTGCTCCTGCTGCACCGCCCCGACGCGCTGGTCGAGCCCGACGAGGTCGCCCGCGCCTTCGACGAGCTGCACGCGGCCGGCAAGGTCAAGCACTTCGGCGTCTCCAACCAGACGCCGTACCAGATCGAGTTGCTGAAGAAGTCGCTGAACCAGCCGATCGTCGCGAACCAGCTGCAGCTCTCGATCACGCACTCGCCGATGATCGCGCAGGGCGTGGCCTCGAACATGATCGCCGAGGACCAGTCGGTGATGCGCGACGCGGGCATCCTCGACTACTGCCGCCTCAACGACATCACCGTGCAGGCCTGGTCGCCGTTCCAGAGCGGCTTCTTCACCGGCGTCTTCCTCGACAACCCCGAGTACGGCGAGCTGAACGCGGTCCTCGACCGCCTGGCCGCCCAGTACGACGTCCCGCCCCTCGCCGTCGCGACCGCCTGGATCACCCGCCACCCGGCGAAGATGCAGGTCGTCCTCGGCACGACGAACGAGCAGCGCGTGCGCGATGCAGCCCTCGGCTCCGACCTGCCGCTCACGCGGCCGGAGTGGTACGAGCTGTTCCGCGCCGCGGGCCACATCGTCCCCTAG
- a CDS encoding glycerate kinase: MSSGALRVIIAPDSFKGSATAVEVAEALAEGWRGERPDDELVLAPMADGGEGTVDAFAVAVPEAERHALTVVGPDDRPVETAWLLLPDGTAVVELASASGITLLDPLRPLTAHTRGFGRAIAAALDAGAQALLLAIGGSSSTDGGVGALRELGARFLTVSGHDLGDGGGALHELAVVDRHALRPVPAGGARILSDVTNPLLGDSGAAHVFGPQKGSSLDDVLRLDDGLRHLAAHLDADPEEAGTGAAGGTGFGLLAWGARLAPGSAAVGEALGLPALVAGADVVLTGEGRFDAQSMAGKVPSYLLGLAEAAGARTMLVAGAIQAPVTAFAAAGSLTEAAGSAAAAIADPLPHLRAVAAELARRAS, encoded by the coding sequence ATGAGCAGCGGAGCCCTGAGAGTGATCATCGCGCCCGACTCCTTCAAGGGGTCGGCCACCGCCGTCGAGGTGGCGGAGGCACTCGCCGAGGGCTGGCGCGGCGAGCGGCCGGACGACGAGCTGGTGCTCGCGCCGATGGCCGACGGCGGCGAGGGCACGGTCGACGCGTTCGCGGTCGCGGTGCCGGAGGCGGAGCGCCACGCGCTCACCGTGGTCGGCCCGGACGACCGCCCGGTCGAGACGGCCTGGCTGCTGCTGCCGGACGGCACCGCGGTCGTCGAGCTCGCCTCCGCGAGCGGCATCACGCTGCTCGATCCGCTGCGCCCGCTCACTGCGCACACCCGCGGCTTCGGCCGGGCGATCGCCGCCGCGCTCGACGCCGGCGCGCAGGCGCTCCTGCTCGCGATCGGCGGCAGCTCCTCGACCGACGGCGGAGTCGGGGCGCTGCGCGAGCTCGGCGCGCGCTTCCTCACGGTCTCGGGGCACGACCTCGGCGACGGCGGCGGCGCCCTGCACGAGCTCGCGGTCGTCGACCGGCATGCGCTGCGCCCGGTCCCCGCCGGCGGCGCGCGCATCCTCAGCGACGTCACCAACCCGCTGCTCGGCGACTCCGGGGCCGCGCACGTCTTCGGACCGCAGAAGGGCTCGAGCCTCGACGACGTGCTCCGCCTCGACGACGGCCTGCGCCACCTCGCCGCGCACCTCGACGCCGACCCGGAGGAGGCCGGCACCGGCGCGGCCGGCGGCACCGGCTTCGGCCTGCTCGCCTGGGGAGCGCGGCTGGCTCCCGGCTCGGCCGCGGTCGGCGAGGCGCTCGGGCTTCCGGCCCTCGTCGCCGGCGCCGACGTCGTGCTCACCGGCGAGGGGCGCTTCGACGCGCAGTCGATGGCGGGCAAGGTCCCCTCCTACCTGCTCGGGCTGGCGGAGGCGGCGGGCGCCCGCACGATGCTGGTCGCGGGGGCGATCCAGGCGCCGGTCACCGCGTTCGCCGCGGCGGGCTCGCTCACCGAGGCGGCGGGGTCCGCGGCGGCGGCCATCGCCGACCCGCTGCCGCACCTGCGCGCGGTCGCGGCGGAGCTGGCGCGCCGCGCGTCCTGA
- a CDS encoding ATP-dependent Clp protease ATP-binding subunit codes for MPDNYNEAGASSFDDFLARYLDGERARAARSIDLSRFLSARTQSILQSAGRFALERGQTELDALHVLRVLVDDEAVSQAVRRIGVDPGAIATATEARLPQASEAPASQNAATITPSAQRALFHSYQVARSSGSTYIDPEHLFFALVLGQDAPAGQVLARAGVTAEALTQGLRETVAGEQTVPEQGAPASETPMLDKFGTDLTELAREGRLDPVIGRSEEIEQAVEILSRRTKNNPVLVGEAGVGKTAVVEGLARAIVAGEVPEQLREKRVVSLDLPAMLAGTRYRGDFEERLTTTMDEIAAHSGELIVFIDEVHTVVGAGGAGEGGMDAGNILKPRLARGELHLIGATTLKEYRSIEKDPALERRFQPVRIGEPSIEDAVAILHGLRGAYEEHHRVVFTDDALRASVELSARYLPDRVLPDKAIDLIDQAGARLRLKLGAGVDTDALLARLATLEGDKNAAVSAEHYEEASRLRDEITAVQASLDAATAGGAVSQEAVVGEAEIAAVVARATGIPVSRLTEGERDRLAQLETELHRRVIGQDAAVAAVARAVRRSRTGMGDSSRPVGSFLFLGPTGVGKTELARTLAGSLFADEQSVIRFDMSEFGERHTVSRLVGSPPGYVGYDEAGQLTERVRRNPYSVVLFDEIEKAHPDVFNLLLQVLDDGRLTDGQGRTVDFRNTVIIMTSNLGSEFLASRSGALGFVAQSDESAEGFASEKDLHDRVMGRLREAMRPEFLNRIDEIVLFRRLGRAQLREIVGLVLEASRARLASREVSLEVSEAAVDWLAEHGYEPQYGARPLRRLVQRWVDDRIADLFVSGDVTDGGAVRVDAVAGDLVVTSKATLPLAA; via the coding sequence GTGCCCGACAACTACAACGAGGCCGGAGCGAGCTCGTTCGACGACTTCCTCGCCCGCTACCTCGACGGTGAGCGCGCCCGCGCGGCGCGGTCCATCGACCTCAGCCGCTTCCTCAGCGCACGCACCCAGAGCATCCTGCAGTCCGCAGGGCGCTTCGCCCTCGAGCGCGGCCAGACCGAGCTCGACGCCCTGCACGTGCTGCGGGTCCTCGTCGACGACGAGGCCGTGTCGCAGGCGGTCCGCCGCATCGGCGTCGACCCCGGCGCCATCGCGACCGCCACGGAGGCGCGCCTGCCGCAGGCGAGCGAGGCCCCGGCCTCGCAGAACGCGGCGACCATCACCCCGAGCGCCCAGCGTGCGCTCTTCCACTCCTACCAGGTCGCCCGCTCCAGCGGCTCGACCTACATCGACCCCGAGCACCTCTTCTTCGCGCTCGTGCTCGGCCAGGACGCGCCCGCCGGGCAGGTCCTCGCCCGCGCCGGCGTGACCGCGGAGGCGCTCACCCAGGGCCTGCGCGAGACCGTCGCCGGCGAGCAGACCGTCCCGGAGCAGGGCGCACCCGCGTCCGAGACCCCGATGCTCGACAAGTTCGGCACCGACCTCACCGAGCTCGCCCGCGAGGGCCGGCTCGACCCGGTGATCGGCCGCTCCGAGGAGATCGAGCAGGCCGTCGAGATCCTCAGCCGTCGCACCAAGAACAACCCGGTGCTCGTCGGTGAGGCCGGCGTCGGCAAGACCGCCGTCGTCGAGGGCCTGGCCCGCGCGATCGTGGCCGGCGAGGTCCCGGAGCAGCTGCGCGAGAAGCGCGTCGTCTCGCTCGACCTGCCCGCCATGCTCGCGGGCACCCGCTACCGCGGCGACTTCGAGGAGCGCCTCACCACGACGATGGACGAGATCGCGGCCCACTCGGGCGAGCTGATCGTCTTCATCGACGAGGTGCACACCGTCGTCGGCGCCGGTGGCGCGGGCGAGGGCGGCATGGACGCGGGGAACATCCTCAAGCCGCGGCTGGCCCGCGGTGAGCTGCACCTGATCGGTGCGACCACCCTCAAGGAGTACCGCAGCATCGAGAAGGACCCGGCCCTCGAGCGCCGGTTCCAGCCGGTCCGCATCGGCGAGCCGAGCATCGAGGACGCCGTCGCGATCCTGCACGGCCTCCGCGGCGCCTACGAGGAGCACCACCGCGTCGTCTTCACCGACGACGCCCTGCGCGCCTCCGTCGAGCTCTCCGCCCGCTACCTGCCCGACCGGGTGCTGCCCGACAAGGCGATCGACCTGATCGACCAGGCCGGCGCGCGGCTGCGCCTGAAGCTCGGCGCGGGGGTCGACACCGACGCGCTACTCGCGCGGCTCGCCACCCTCGAGGGCGACAAGAACGCGGCCGTCTCGGCCGAGCACTACGAGGAGGCGTCGCGCCTGCGCGACGAGATCACCGCGGTGCAGGCGTCGCTCGATGCGGCGACCGCCGGGGGAGCCGTCTCGCAGGAGGCGGTCGTCGGCGAGGCCGAGATCGCTGCGGTCGTCGCCCGTGCCACAGGCATCCCGGTGTCGCGGCTGACCGAGGGGGAGCGCGACCGTCTCGCGCAGCTCGAGACGGAGCTGCACCGGCGCGTCATCGGCCAGGACGCCGCGGTCGCCGCGGTCGCCCGCGCCGTGCGCCGCAGCCGGACCGGGATGGGCGACTCCTCGCGGCCCGTCGGCTCGTTCCTCTTCCTCGGCCCGACCGGCGTCGGCAAGACCGAGCTGGCCCGTACCCTCGCGGGCTCGCTCTTCGCCGACGAGCAGTCGGTGATCCGCTTCGACATGAGCGAGTTCGGCGAGCGGCACACCGTCTCGCGGCTGGTCGGCTCCCCTCCCGGGTACGTCGGCTACGACGAGGCCGGTCAGCTGACCGAGCGCGTGCGCCGGAACCCGTACTCGGTCGTGCTCTTCGACGAGATCGAGAAGGCGCACCCGGACGTCTTCAACCTGCTGCTGCAGGTGCTCGACGACGGACGCCTGACCGACGGTCAGGGCCGCACGGTCGACTTCCGGAACACGGTGATCATCATGACCTCGAACCTGGGGTCGGAGTTCCTCGCCTCGCGCTCCGGCGCGCTCGGCTTCGTCGCGCAGAGCGACGAGTCGGCCGAGGGCTTCGCCTCGGAGAAGGACCTGCACGACCGCGTGATGGGCCGGCTCCGCGAGGCGATGCGGCCGGAGTTCCTCAACCGGATCGACGAGATCGTGCTCTTCCGCCGGCTCGGCCGTGCGCAGCTGCGCGAGATCGTCGGGCTGGTGCTCGAGGCCAGCCGTGCGCGGCTCGCCTCGCGCGAGGTCTCGCTCGAGGTCTCCGAGGCCGCGGTCGACTGGCTCGCCGAGCACGGCTACGAGCCGCAGTACGGCGCCCGGCCGCTCCGCCGCCTGGTGCAGCGCTGGGTCGACGACCGCATCGCCGACCTGTTCGTCTCCGGCGACGTGACCGACGGCGGCGCCGTCCGCGTCGACGCCGTCGCCGGCGACCTCGTCGTGACCTCGAAGGCGACCCTCCCCCTGGCAGCCTGA
- the nrdH gene encoding glutaredoxin-like protein NrdH, whose product MAVTVYTKPSCVQCTATYRALDSKGIDYEIFDLSVDEKALDAVKALGYLQAPVVITDDDHWSGFRPDKISAL is encoded by the coding sequence ATGGCTGTGACGGTCTACACCAAGCCCTCCTGCGTGCAGTGCACCGCGACCTACCGGGCCCTCGACAGCAAGGGCATCGACTACGAGATCTTCGACCTCTCCGTCGACGAGAAGGCCCTCGACGCCGTCAAGGCCCTCGGCTACCTCCAGGCGCCGGTCGTCATCACGGACGACGATCACTGGTCCGGCTTCCGCCCCGACAAGATCTCCGCCCTCTGA
- the nrdI gene encoding class Ib ribonucleoside-diphosphate reductase assembly flavoprotein NrdI translates to MSGLVYFSSSSGNTHRFMQKLGRPAQQIPLHSRRDGAAIDTLHVDEPYVLVLPTYGGGNGGGAVPKQVIRFLNVPRNRALLRGVIGAGNTNFGEAYCLAGDIIARKCEVPHLYRFEVFGTPDDVRAVDEGLDSFWTQQ, encoded by the coding sequence ATGAGCGGACTCGTGTACTTCTCGAGCAGCTCGGGCAACACCCACCGCTTCATGCAGAAGCTCGGGCGGCCCGCGCAGCAGATCCCCCTGCACTCCCGGCGGGACGGCGCCGCGATCGACACCCTCCACGTCGACGAGCCGTACGTGCTCGTGCTCCCCACCTACGGCGGGGGCAACGGCGGGGGAGCGGTCCCCAAGCAGGTCATCCGCTTCCTGAACGTCCCGCGCAACCGCGCGCTGCTCCGCGGGGTCATCGGCGCCGGCAACACCAACTTCGGCGAGGCCTACTGCCTCGCCGGCGACATCATCGCCCGCAAGTGCGAGGTGCCGCATCTCTACCGTTTCGAAGTATTCGGCACACCCGACGACGTCCGCGCCGTCGACGAAGGATTGGACTCGTTTTGGACGCAGCAGTGA
- a CDS encoding GNAT family N-acetyltransferase: MTIEVRPATVFDDLATMNGPKRPDASVCWCLSYRLLSSTENNALRGTARGERMRELVAQDPPPGVLAYDGGEVAGWAAVHRRADTSYARNRRIPHVDDLDVWSVWCIRVRPGFRRRGISHALLAGAVDFARAHGAPAIEGYPVDNAGVKVEQTMAYVGTRALFEKAGFSHAADTTSVLNGFPRVVMRLPLK; the protein is encoded by the coding sequence ATGACGATCGAGGTGCGTCCGGCCACCGTCTTCGACGACCTGGCGACGATGAACGGCCCGAAGCGGCCCGACGCGAGCGTGTGCTGGTGCCTGAGCTACCGGCTGCTCTCCTCCACCGAGAACAACGCCCTGCGTGGTACGGCTCGCGGCGAGCGGATGCGCGAGCTCGTCGCGCAGGACCCGCCGCCCGGCGTCCTCGCCTACGACGGCGGCGAGGTGGCGGGCTGGGCCGCCGTGCACCGCCGCGCCGACACCAGCTACGCGAGGAACCGGAGGATCCCGCACGTCGACGACCTGGACGTCTGGAGCGTCTGGTGCATCCGCGTCCGCCCCGGCTTCCGCAGGCGCGGGATCTCGCACGCCCTGCTCGCCGGCGCCGTCGACTTCGCCCGCGCGCACGGCGCCCCGGCGATCGAGGGCTACCCCGTCGACAACGCCGGTGTGAAGGTCGAGCAGACGATGGCCTACGTCGGCACCCGCGCCCTCTTCGAGAAGGCCGGCTTCTCGCACGCGGCCGACACGACCTCGGTGCTGAACGGCTTCCCGCGCGTCGTGATGCGGCTGCCGCTGAAGTGA
- the nrdF gene encoding class 1b ribonucleoside-diphosphate reductase subunit beta: MTPPEKLKLVSHVDAINWNRIQDDKDVEVWNRLTSNFWLPEKVPLSNDIQSWNTLTHDEQQLTMRVFTGLTLLDTIQGTVGAVSLIPDALTPHEEAVYTNIAFMESVHAKSYSSVFSTLSNTQDIDEAFRWSVENPNLQKKASIVMDYYRGDDPLKRKVASTLLESFLFYSGFYLPMYWSSRAKLTNTADLVRLIIRDEAVHGYYIGYKFQKGLELVDQAKRDEIKDYTFSLLYELYDNEAQYTQDLYDQLGLTEDVKKFLHYNANKALMNLGYEPMFPKQVTDVNPAILSALSPNADENHDFFSGSGSSYVIGKAVNTEDEDWDF, from the coding sequence ATGACTCCCCCTGAGAAGCTCAAGCTGGTCAGCCACGTCGACGCCATCAACTGGAACCGCATCCAGGACGACAAGGACGTGGAGGTCTGGAACCGCCTGACGAGCAACTTCTGGCTGCCCGAGAAGGTCCCGCTGTCCAACGACATCCAGTCGTGGAACACGCTGACCCACGACGAGCAGCAGCTCACGATGCGCGTGTTCACGGGCCTGACCCTGCTCGACACCATCCAGGGCACGGTCGGCGCCGTCTCGCTGATCCCCGATGCGCTCACCCCGCACGAGGAGGCCGTCTACACGAACATCGCGTTCATGGAGTCGGTGCACGCGAAGTCGTACTCCTCGGTGTTCTCGACCCTGTCGAACACCCAGGACATCGACGAGGCGTTCCGCTGGTCGGTCGAGAACCCGAACCTGCAGAAGAAGGCGTCCATCGTCATGGACTACTACCGCGGCGACGACCCGTTGAAGCGGAAGGTCGCCTCCACGCTGCTGGAGTCGTTCCTCTTCTACTCGGGCTTCTACCTGCCGATGTACTGGTCCTCGCGCGCCAAGCTCACCAACACCGCGGACCTGGTGCGCCTGATCATCCGCGACGAGGCCGTGCACGGCTACTACATCGGCTACAAGTTCCAGAAGGGACTCGAGCTGGTCGACCAGGCCAAGCGCGACGAGATCAAGGACTACACGTTCTCGCTGCTCTACGAGCTCTACGACAACGAGGCGCAGTACACCCAGGACCTCTACGACCAGCTCGGCCTGACCGAGGACGTCAAGAAGTTCCTGCACTACAACGCCAACAAGGCCCTGATGAACCTCGGCTACGAGCCGATGTTCCCCAAGCAGGTCACCGATGTGAACCCCGCGATCCTGTCGGCCCTCTCGCCCAACGCGGACGAGAACCACGACTTCTTCTCGGGCTCCGGCTCCTCCTACGTGATCGGCAAGGCCGTGAACACCGAGGACGAGGACTGGGACTTCTAG
- the nrdE gene encoding class 1b ribonucleoside-diphosphate reductase subunit alpha, producing the protein MDYHSLNAMLNLYGPNGEIQFDKDREAAREYFLQHVNQNTVFFHSLKERLDYLVEKEYYEKAVLDQYSFDFIQELNDLAYSKKFRFATFLGAFKYYTSYTLKTFDGKRYLERFEDRVVMSALGLAQGDEKLAIALVEEIVAGRFQPATPTFLNTGKAQRGELVSCFLLRIEDNMESIARGINSALQLSKRGGGVALSLSNIREAGAPIKQIENQSSGIIPVMKLLEDSFSYANQLGARQGAGAVYLSAHHPDILRFLDTKRENADEKIRIKTLSLGVVVPDITFELAKNNEDMYLFSPYDVERVYGLPFGDISISEKYREMVDDPRIKKTKISAREFFQTIAEIQFESGYPYIVFEDTVNKANPIKGRINMSNLCSEILQVNTPTTYNEDLSYNSIGKDISCNLGSLNIALTMDSPDFGRTIETAIRGLTSVSDQSHITSVRSIEDGNDKSHAIGLGQMNLHGYLARERIHYGSEEGIDFTNIYFYSVLFHALRASNSISIERGTTFEGFADSKYASGEFFDTYTEKEWAPATERVSRLFSEAGIAVPTQDDWRALKASVMEHGIYNQNLQAVPPTGSISYINNSTSSIHPIASKIEIRKEGKLGRVYYPAPFMTNDNLEYYQDAYEIGYEKIIDTYAAATQHVDQGLSLTLFFKDTATTRDINRAQIYAWRKGIKTIYYIRLRQLALEGTEVDGCVSCML; encoded by the coding sequence ATGGACTACCACTCGCTCAACGCGATGCTGAACCTGTACGGCCCGAACGGGGAGATCCAGTTCGACAAGGACCGCGAGGCGGCGCGCGAGTACTTCCTGCAGCACGTCAACCAGAACACCGTCTTCTTCCACTCCCTCAAGGAGCGCCTCGACTACCTGGTCGAGAAGGAGTACTACGAGAAGGCCGTCCTCGACCAGTACTCGTTCGACTTCATCCAGGAGCTGAACGACCTCGCGTACTCGAAGAAGTTCCGCTTCGCGACCTTCCTCGGCGCCTTCAAGTACTACACGTCGTACACGCTGAAGACCTTCGACGGGAAGCGCTACCTCGAGCGCTTCGAGGACCGCGTCGTCATGTCGGCCCTCGGCCTCGCCCAGGGCGACGAGAAGCTCGCGATCGCCCTCGTCGAGGAGATCGTCGCCGGCCGCTTCCAGCCCGCGACCCCCACCTTCCTCAACACGGGCAAGGCGCAGCGCGGCGAGCTCGTCTCCTGCTTCCTCCTCCGCATCGAGGACAACATGGAGTCGATCGCCCGCGGCATCAACTCCGCGCTGCAGCTCTCCAAGCGCGGCGGCGGCGTCGCCCTCTCGCTCTCCAACATCCGCGAGGCCGGCGCGCCGATCAAGCAGATCGAGAACCAGTCCTCGGGCATCATCCCCGTGATGAAGCTCCTCGAGGACAGCTTCAGCTACGCGAACCAGCTCGGCGCCCGCCAGGGTGCGGGAGCGGTGTACCTCTCGGCGCACCACCCGGACATCCTGCGCTTCCTCGACACCAAGCGCGAGAACGCCGACGAGAAGATCCGCATCAAGACGCTCTCCCTCGGCGTCGTCGTGCCCGACATCACGTTCGAGCTCGCGAAGAACAACGAGGACATGTACCTCTTCTCCCCGTACGACGTCGAGCGCGTCTACGGCCTGCCCTTCGGCGACATCTCGATCTCCGAGAAGTACCGCGAGATGGTCGACGACCCGCGCATCAAGAAGACCAAGATCTCGGCGCGCGAGTTCTTCCAGACCATCGCGGAGATCCAGTTCGAGTCGGGCTACCCCTACATCGTGTTCGAGGACACGGTGAACAAGGCGAACCCGATCAAGGGCCGCATCAACATGTCCAACCTGTGCTCCGAGATCCTCCAGGTCAACACCCCCACGACCTACAACGAGGACCTCTCCTACAACAGCATCGGCAAGGACATCTCCTGCAACCTCGGCTCGCTCAACATCGCGCTGACGATGGACTCGCCCGACTTCGGCCGCACCATCGAGACCGCGATCCGCGGCCTCACCTCGGTGTCCGACCAGTCGCACATCACCTCGGTGCGCTCGATCGAGGACGGCAACGACAAGTCGCACGCCATCGGCCTCGGCCAGATGAACCTGCACGGCTACCTCGCCCGCGAGCGGATCCACTACGGGTCCGAGGAGGGCATCGACTTCACCAACATCTACTTCTACTCGGTGCTCTTCCACGCCCTGCGCGCGTCGAACAGCATCTCGATCGAGCGCGGCACGACCTTCGAGGGCTTCGCCGACTCGAAGTACGCCTCGGGCGAGTTCTTCGACACCTACACCGAGAAGGAGTGGGCGCCCGCCACCGAGCGCGTCTCCCGCCTCTTCTCCGAGGCCGGCATCGCCGTCCCCACCCAGGACGACTGGCGCGCGCTCAAGGCCTCGGTCATGGAGCACGGCATCTACAACCAGAACCTGCAGGCCGTCCCGCCGACCGGCTCGATCTCGTACATCAACAACTCGACGTCCTCGATCCACCCGATCGCGTCGAAGATCGAGATCCGCAAGGAGGGCAAGCTCGGCCGCGTCTACTACCCGGCGCCGTTCATGACGAACGACAACCTGGAGTACTACCAGGACGCGTACGAGATCGGCTACGAGAAGATCATCGACACCTACGCCGCGGCGACGCAGCACGTCGACCAGGGCCTCTCGCTGACGCTGTTCTTCAAGGACACCGCGACCACCCGCGACATCAACCGCGCGCAGATCTACGCCTGGCGCAAGGGCATCAAGACCATCTACTACATCCGTCTCCGCCAGCTCGCGCTGGAGGGCACGGAGGTCGACGGCTGCGTCAGCTGCATGCTGTAA